One genomic window of Fusarium keratoplasticum isolate Fu6.1 chromosome 3, whole genome shotgun sequence includes the following:
- a CDS encoding EKC/KEOPS complex subunit BUD32 — translation MLPDDIQKADWLLGSWVPPPDPRRPDFPYHNGLTLTIRPHVPPPPFGLTGYTRGLERQEAPREEVAKFPQSEWCLRNPVAETAPHPDVTEEQMLKIVGCIACKDGRGAQVVRCQVGHDLSNVYVAKIYDPLYYSFSDPDFGTPIDVTYRADQDYSRETAAFEDLKADGADGRFSPKYYGSWTFDMPLTGTPPVLRPVRLVLMEYIKGTDLWTIMERDGEALGFHTVPPEQRLEIFAKAAEAETNLKFHGVIHRDFSPRNVMIADPVTSEGVDSHTPRVILIDFNNSTCANRPNYIYKEFWETPPIPVSPRYNWWGGCPNEFSQWVPEPHRSQDAVFNGWLVTRWPDPSSGYLLLPFTLPRHVRRAGLIEYALPVPDTEPVFAQVYSRQYELPPMPCSPIDTKSPDGSSEAKTPDTSTGPDGRTSPQSEPEDFENEPSVVELQYHESLWTEGGASTSEMKEEDMNLLGVGSNEARTSHEGINLEDSQFTQG, via the exons ATGCTACCAGACGATATTCAAAAAGCAGACTGGCTGCTGGGCTCATGGGTGCCGCCACCCGATCCACGACGGCCAGATTTCCCCTACCACAACGGCCTCACTCTCACCATCCGACCTCATGTCCCTCCACCTCCATTTGGATTGACTGGATATACCAGAGGGTTGGAGCGTCAAGAAGCACCACGGGAAGAGGTCGCCAAATTCCCACAGAGTGAATGGTGCCTGCGCAATCCTGTCGCCGAAACCGCACCGCACCCAGACGTCACCGAAGAGCAGATGCTGAAGATTGTTGGTTGCATCGCTTGCAAGGACGGCCGTGGTGCCCAGGTCGTACGCTGCCAAGTAGGCCACGATTTGAGCAACGTATATGTCGCGAAGATCTACGATCCCCTTTACTACTCCTTCTCGGACCCAGACTTTGGCACCCCCATCGACGTAACGTACAGAGCAGACCAAGACTATTCTCGAGAGACAGCTGCATTCGAAGACCTCAAAGCCGACGGGGCGGATGGCCGCTTCTCTCCCAAATACTATGGCTCCTGGACTTTCGACATGCCTTTGACAGGCACTCCTCCGGTGTTGCGACCAGTCCGCTTGGTGCTCATGGAGTACATCAAGGGGACTGACCTCTGGACCATCATGGAGAGAGACGGAGAGGCTCTCGGGTTCCATACCGTCCCTCCTGAACAAAGACTCGAAATTTTCGCCAAAGCTGCCGAAGCTGAGACGAATTTGAAGTTTCACGGCGTCATCCACCGAGACTTCTCGCCCAGAAACGTCATGATCGCAGACCCTGTTACCAGCGAGGGAGTTGACTCCCACACTCCCCGGGTAATATTGATCGACTTCAACAACTCCACCTGCGCCAACCGCCCGAACTACATTTACAAAGAATTTTGGGAGACACCTCCCATCCCCGTTAGTCCACGTTACAACTGGTGGGGAGGATGTCCCAATGAGTTTTCGCAGTGGGTGCCGGAACCGCATCGCTCCCAGGATGCTGTCTTCAATGGCTGGTTGGTGACGCGGTGGCCGGATCCTTCTAGCGGATACTTGCTGCTTCCATTCACATTGCCTAGGCATGTCCGCAGAGCTGGTCTGATTGAGTACGCTTTGCCAGTCCCTGATACTGAACCCGTCTTTGCACAAGTGTACAGTCGTCAGTATGAGCTGCCACCCATGCCTTG CTCTCCAATCGACACAAAGTCTCCGGACGGATCGAGCGAAGCAAAGACGCCAGACACTAGTACTGGACCAGACGGAAGAACCTCACCTCAAAGTGAACCCGAGGATTTTGAGAACGAGCCCAGTGTCGTTGAACTACAATACCACGAGAGTCTTTGGACTGAAGGCGGGGCATCAACAAGTGAaatgaaggaagaagacaTGAACCTCCTTGGAGTTGGAAGCAATGAAGCAAGGACATCACATGAGGGCATCAATTTGGAGGACAGCCAATTCACTCAGGGCTAA
- a CDS encoding MYND-type zinc finger protein samB, which translates to MATDEKMATKQNSDTDQKVDTPMYAIRDVPGKGKGLIATKPIPKGTRILAEAPVFTNPLALEIQNVKAEVIRRVNNLTPAQKTAYFDLTRLDMFRSEDPAWNVFCSNCLRGPAEEIHGLYLIASRVNHACLNNAHESWNAILGKLTLHALKDIAEGEEITICYLNKLRDRAGRQAGLREFTCTCSLCSLEGQRLEESDQRLRQSWYLYELLGIRSEATDESVWRRYRAIRECADLLAKEDAFDHYSIHLYSIACFSFMVMDERARHMALLERHHQACLLFLGDDNPKTLSSQQTLQGLAHWNSVMGRVDPAVVPEGLDPEAFEDWLWRDSNACLNGFADLSNEAVFPRLGGLPISARNSPDYFNFAGNGRRLQPRKAWCLLAEIIKTGSIPGGVRFWIQDHYRNQCPIEFKSGGQNSRALSPEPRVGWAIAILRPVRKGYLAEHLILGQHLQYMLRVRDREKDLIKIFPMSLNDLMSLSARVQQFSIQHDDGMRTCHACQRQGTSLMACAKCHFFWYCDKDCQAQGWREKGHKNDCKMLGDSDLKAIFQTAWDDLGNRPLRFPL; encoded by the exons atggccaccgACGAAAAGATGGCTACCAAACAGAACTCGGACACCGACCAGAAGGTCGACACCCCGATGTACGCCATCCGGGACGTTCCCGGCAAGGGAAAGGGTCTCATCGCAACCAAGCCTATCCCCAAAGGCACTCGAATCCTGGCCGAAGCCCCCGTCTTCACAAATCCCCTCGCTTTAGAGATCCAAaacgtcaaggccgaggtcaTCCGTCGGGTCAACAACCTTACGCCAGCCCAAAAGACGGCCTACTTCGACTTGACCCGCCTGGACATGTTCAGGTCCGAAGATCCAGCCTGGAACGTCTTTTGCAGCAACTGCCTGAGGGGACCCGCTGAAGAAATCCACGGTCTTTACTTGATAGCCTCGCGTGTCAACCACGCCTGTCTGAACAACGCCCACGAGTCCTGGAACGCAATCCTGGGGAAGCTCACCCTCCACGCTCTCAAGGACATAGCAGAGGGCGAAGAGATCACCATCTGCTACCTCAACAAGCTCCGGGACAGGGCCGGACGCCAGGCGGGACTCCGCGAGTTCACATGCACCTGTAGCCTGTGCTCCCTCGAGGGGCAGCGCCTGGAAGAGAGCGACCAGAGACTGAGGCAATCGTGGTATTTGTACGAGCTCTTGGGGATTCGGTCCGAGGCCACTGACGAGTCGGTATGGAGGAGATATCGCGCCATCCGGGAATGCGCCGACCTGCTCGCCAAGGAGGACGCGTTCGACCACTACTCGATCCATCTTTACTCCATCGCCTGCTTCTCGTTCATGGTGATGGACGAGCGTGCAAGACACATGGCTTTACTTGAGCGGCACCATCAGGCTTGCCTCTTGTTCCTGGGCGACGACAACCCCAAGACGTTGAGCAGCCAGCAAACGCTCCAGGGTCTAGCCCACTGGAACTCCGTCATGGGCAGGGTAGACCCAGCCGTCGTGCCCGAAGGGCTTGACCCGGAAGCCTTCGAGGACTGGCTCTGGAGAGACAGCAACGCCTGTCTCAACGGCTTTGCTGACCTCAGCAACGAAGCTGTCTTTCCTCGCCTCGGAGGTCTTCCTATCTCGGCCAGAAACAGTCCAGATTACTTTAATTTCGCCGGTAACGGACGCCGTTTACAGCCTCGCAAGGCCTGGTGCCTTCTCGCCGAGATTATCAAGACCGGCTCCATCCCTGGAGGCGTCCGGTTCTGGATCCAGGACCACTACCGCAACCAGTGCCCAATCGAATTCAAGTCAGGAGGTCAAAACTCAAGAGCCCTCAGCCCCGAGCCCCGAGTTGGTTgggccatcgccatcttgcGCCCCGTCAGGAAGGGTTACCTCGCCGAGCACTTAATCTTAGGGCAGCATCTCCAGTATATGCTTCGCGTTAGAGATCGTGAGAAGGACCTTATCAAG ATATTCCCAATGTCCTTGAACGATCTGATGTCGCTGAGTGCTCGCGTGCAGCAGTTCTCGATCCAGCACGATGACGGAATGAGAACATGCCATGCCTGCCAACGTCAGGGAACCTCACTCATGGCATGCGCTAAATGCCACTTTTTCTGGTATTGCGACAAG GATTGCCAGGCGCAAGGTTGGCGTGAGAAAGGCCACAAGAACGACTGCAAGATGCTCGGGGACTCCGACCTGAAGGCCATCTTTCAGACTGCCTGGGACGACTTGGGCAACAGACCCTTGAGATTCCCTCTGTGA
- a CDS encoding SET domain-containing protein codes for MSIDEAFLPWAEGKGVKLKGIEPRILPGRGIGVVAARDIRENEAILTVPLKALRTIDTVPKHISEALHGVSVHGILAAEIALDKSDDFAVWKTVLPTKEDLESGMPMMWPSELQLLLPRRAKNLLDKQTATFRRECEIVLNAFPNLTRDDYLYAWVLINTRTFYNSMPKMKAYAQADRLVCMPAADLFNHADQGCQLSFSPLGYTIKADRVYRQGEEVYVSYGPHSNDFLLTEYGFILGTNRWDEVYLDDVILPLLNKAQRAELSSIDFLGRFTLDDQTLGCHRTQVALRMLCCTPGQWQRFFDAVDDGHASQDEVNELLLMALKDFLGIIAKTMDEIDETEEGLGNQRELLRQRWQQIQAMVTKTIETLE; via the exons ATGTCCATCGACGAAGCTTTCCTGCCTTGGGCTGAGGGCAAAGGCGTCAAGTTGAAAGGCATTGAACCTCGAATTCTCCCTGGTAGAGGTATTGGTGTTGTCGCAGCTCGCGACATTAGA GAAAATGAGGCCATCTTGACTGTCCCATTGAAAGCCCTTCGAACCATAGACACTGTGCCAAAGCACATATCCGAGGCTCTGCACGGCGTCTCAGTCCACGGCATCTTGGCTGCTGAAATTGCTCTCGACAAGAGCGATGACTTTGCCGTGTGGAAGACGGTCCTCCCAACTAAGGAGGACCTAGAATCTGGCATGCCGATGATGTGGCCGAGTGAGCTACAGCTGCTGCTCCCAAGGCGAGCAAAGAATCTCCTGGACAAACAGACTGCTACTTTTCGACGCGAGTGTGAAATTGTCCTGAACGCTTTTCCGAATTTAACTCGAGATGACTATCTATACGCTTGGGtgctcatcaacaccagAACCTTCTACAACAGCATGCCCAAGATGAAAGCATACGCCCAGGCTGATCGGTTAGTCTGTATGCCAGCCGCCGACCTTTTCAACCACGCAGACCAGGGTTGTCAACTTTCCTTCTCGCCTTTGGGGTACACCATCAAAGCGGACCGTGTCTATCGTCAAGGTGAGGAGGTGTATGTGTCTTATGGGCCCCATTCGAACGACTTCCTCCTTACCGAGTACGGCTTCATCCTTGGTACAAATCGCTGGGATGAAGTCTATCTCGATGACGTGATACTTCCGCTACTAAACAAGGCTCAGCGTGCAGAGCTTTCGAGTATCGACTTCCTGGGTAGATTCACCCTTGACGACCAGACACTCGGCTGCCACCGCACTCAGGTGGCTCTGCGGATGCTCTGCTGCACCCCCGGGCAATGGCAGAGGTTCTTTGATGCCGTGGATGATGGGCATGCGTCGCAAGATGAGGTGAATGAGCTGTTGCTGATGGCGCTTAAGGATTTTCTGGGGATAATTGCGAAAACCATGGACGAAATAGACGAAACAGAGGAAGGCTTGGGAAACCAGCGAGAACTACTgcgccaaagatggcaacAGATTCAAGCCATGGTGACAAAGACAATAGAGACGCTTGAATGA
- a CDS encoding UBX domain-containing protein, with protein sequence MFYQGSLQDGISTAVGQQKLVLCFVTDESEEGVQWETEFLTDETLSDLIKDHAIALRLTAGSEEAGYLAQIFPLPRTPTVVIIKNGDLKEYITPGTSKEDFIRRVQSVFNSTTSSSAATQPAPAPPSAPAQPEPPAAAPPAAAPQTSTSENVRRILADRAARLQEQREAEKKAKEERAKAEKAKATAMDKDNAAAHKAADAVRKRKQQDQEERARILKRIADDKAERRMRAEERQKQRSETVETPIEAVANLPSMTKVGSMTALQVRLFDGSTLRSRFKSETALKEVRSWVDESRTDGKQPYTFKQVLTPLPNKNIDETEEDKAIGDLGLSPSSTLVLIPVKKYVSAYDDSGNIFTRFIYFILGFFTWFFGLFGSREDRGASQAPAHDDDAPASPRDESRIQTFQNQQRDQQLYNGNSLNFEPRPDEEEKDA encoded by the exons ATGTTCTACCAAGGATCCCTCCAGGACGGAATCTCGACCGCAGTCGGTCAACAGAAGCTCGTCCTCTGCTTCGTGACAG ATGAGAGCGAAGAGGGCGTGCAGTGGGAGACGGAGTTTCTAACCGATGAAACG CTGAGCGACCTCATCAAGGACCATGCCATCGCACTCCGCCTCACAGCCGGCTCTGAGGAGGCTGGCTACCTGGCGCAGATTTTCCCTCTACCCCGGACTCCCACTGTGGTTATCATTAAGAATGGTGACCTGAAGGAGTACATCACGCCTGGCACCAGCAAAGAGGATTTCATCCGGAGGGTCCAGAGTGTCTTCAACTCCACAACGTCATCGTCGGCTGCGACCCAGCCGGCCCCGGCACCACCCAGTGCCCCAGCGCAGCCAGAACCCCCGGCGGCTGCACCACCAGCCGCAGCTCCTCAGACTTCAACATCTGAGAATGTTCGTCGGATATTAGCTGACCGGGCGGCCAGGTTGCAGGAGCAGAGGGAGGCCGAGaaaaaggcaaaggaggaGCGCGCAAAGGCCGAAAAAGCAAAGGCGACCGCCATGGATAAGGACAATGCGGCTGCGCACAAAGCAGCCGATGCAGTGAGGAAGCGCAAGCAACAGGATCAGGAGGAGCGTGCGAGGATTCTCAAGCGCATTGCTGATGACAAGGCGGAGCGGCGGATGCGTGCCGAAGAGCGCCAAAAGCAGCGTTCTGAGACGGTTGAAACTCCCATCGAGGCGGTGGCCAATCTGCCTTCCATGACCAAGGTCGGCAGCATGACGGCGCTTCAGGTACGACTCTTTGACGGATCGACGCTCCGGTCGCGGTTCAAGTCGGAGACAGCTCTCAAGGAGGTGCGCAGCTGGGTGGATGAGAGCAGGACGGACGGAAAGCAGCCGTACACGTTCAAGCAAGTGCTTACACCGCTACCTAACAAGAACATTgacgagacggaggaggacaaggccattgGGGACCTCGGCCTCtccccatcgtcaacgcTGGTGTTGATTCCCGTCAAGAAGTACGTATCTGCGTACGATGATTCAGGGAACATCTTTACGAGGTTCATCTACTTCATCCTGGGCTTCTTTACCTGGTTCTTTGGGCTCTTTGGCTCGAGGGAAGACCGGGGAGCATCGCAGGCACCGGCGCATGACGACGATGCACCCGCCAGCCCTCGGGATGAGTCCCGAATCCAGACCTTCCAGAACCAGCAGAGGGATCAACAACTGTACAATGGGAATTCT TTGAATTTCGAGCCACGgccagatgaggaagagaaggatgcGTAG